In Nostoc edaphicum CCNP1411, the sequence AATTCCTGGTCAGTCATCCGTTGCAATTCTTGACCAGTGAGAACACGATCGCCTTCTTGGGCAATTCCCAAATCGGTAGCGATCGCTCGTGCTGTTAATTGGTGGTCGCCTGTAATCATCACTGGGCGAATACCTGCTTCTCGGCACTCTTGGACAGCTGCCCTCACCTCTGGGCGTGGCGCATCTAGCATTCCCACCAATCCCAGCCATACCAAATCTTGCTCAGATGTTTCGTCTGAACCTTCTGCTGGGATGTCCGTCAGAGGTTTGTAGGCAAAACCTAGTACCCGCAAACCTTTACTCGCCATCAGATCATTTTGTGCCAAAATGTTTTGGCGTTGTTCTTCCGTCAAGGGGCCTGTGTCATTGCCCAAATGAATTTGAGCCGAACGTGCCAAGATTAACTCTGGGGAACCTTTGGTAAACATTAAGTAAGGTTCAGATTGAGTCAAGCTAGCGATCGCTGGGTCAACGCCTCTCGAAGACGCATCACCTGTGGCGACTCCCTCCACCTGAGAAATCACGCTCATCCGCTTCCGTTCTGAAGAGAAGGGAAACTCCACAACGCGAGGTAACTTATTGTTCCACTGGTCTTTTTCAATTCCCGCTTTCCCCGCCAGAGTGACTAACGCCCCTTCTGTAGGATCTCCTAAAATTGCCCATTCACCTTGTTCCTTTTGCAACACTGAATCATTACAAACAGCACAGGCGACTGACAACGCTGAGATTTCTGGAGACTCCTCCAGGGAAATTGTTTGACCATCTAACTGAAAGTCCCCTGTGGGAGCATAACCTTCGCCGGTGACGCGAAAAGTTTTGTTATTGGTGAAAACCGATTGCACCACCATTTTATTTTGAGTCAGCGTGCCGGTTTTATCGGAACAGATGGTGGTTACAGAACCCAATGTTTCCACTGCTGGGAGTTTACGAATCAAGGCATTTTGGCGCACCATTCGCTGGGTTCCCAGTGCCAAGGTGACGGTAATTACAGCGGGTAAACCTTCTGGTACCACAGCAACCGCCATACTCAAGGAAATTTCCAAGAGTTCTTGGATGTTGCTAAAACCTCTCGCTTGGATCACACCGCCGACGACAACAATCGCTACCAGAATCAAAGAACCCGTAACCAGGACATTACCCAGTTGAGTCATCCGCTGCTGTAATGGCGTAGGTTCACTTTCCACCGCCTGCAACATCGCAGCAATTTTACCAAGTTCTGTAGTCATTCCGGTGTTAGTCACCAGAACCTTGGCGCGTCCTTGGATAACTTCGGTTCCTTGAAATACTAAATTTAGGCGATCGCCTAAATCTGTTTCTTCTGGTAATTTGAGCGTTGCCTGTTTATTCACAGATTGGGCTTCACCAGTCAATGCCGACTCACGCACTTGTAAATTCGACTGTTCGATTAAGCGTCCATCTGCGGCTATCTGCATCCCAGCTTCTAGCAGCATGACATCCCCTGGAACTAGTTCCTTGGCTGCTATCTCCACCAGTCTGGCGGCGCGGATGACTCGCACCAAGGGAGAGGTCATTTTTTTCAGGGCTGCCAAGGCTTTTTCGGCACGGCTTTCTTGGACGTAGCCGAGTATGCCATTGAGGATGACAATTGCCAAAATAGCGATCGTATCTTTAAATGGCACTTCACCAGGCTTCAAACTGCCCGATTGCAAACCTATCAGGTCTATAATCCCGGAAATCAGAGCTACGCCAATCAGCATCAACAACATAATGTTCTTGAACTGATCCAGCAGAATTTCCCAAGTGCTACGGCCAGCAGTTTCTTCGAGTTCGTTGGGGCCGTATTTTTGTAATCTCTGTTGAATTTCTTGGGGTGTTAAGCCACTGTCTGCGTTACTATCGAGCAGGTCTAACGCTTTATCAACTTCTAAACTATGCCAAACGGCGGCACCTTCAGGCAGAGAATTAGCAGACATCGTGTAAGTCACAGGAAATAGTTACAAAATTCGATCATAATTTAGTGATGGCAGGAATTCCATCTTCTAAAGTTACATTAAGGCGATCGCCCAGTTGTATGAGTGTATATGTAATTTTTAACATTTGTAAATTTATTCTTTTTTTAAGATAGTATTATTTCTCACGAAAGAGTTTATCGGAACACATTTTACTGATAATTATGAGTAATAGAGCTTTGAAGCTTTGTTACAGAGGATATGCCACAATTAATTTCAGGCTGCCATTGCTTTCATTTACATCCCGTAATCAATAGTTAGGATGCATGGCCCGATTGCATTTCTTCATTTTTAATTTTGTCAAAAGTTGAGCCACTCGCTTGTGTATTTCCTCGCTCAAGCGAACTGGCGTGCCAGTAGGGTTTCCCGATTTAGCAAACTTTTCAAGACGAATTTTGAATTTTGAATTGCCCAGGCGTGCTAAACCATTCAAGAAATATGCTTAATATAAGTTTTGCACTCCCCACGACCGCAAGCCAGATGTTTGGGCAAAAGACAATTCGACCGCTTACTGCTGCTACCCTGTGTGGCATTACTTTCATCAAAGATAGGCTACTTGCCATTGACAGTATTAAAGGCCATCTACTGGAGATTGATCCCACCTCTGACAACAGCAAAATTCTCAATCCCCATCAAGTTAAAGAATTTACTGATGTCACTGGTCTAGCTGCATGGGAAGATACCCTATGGGTGAGCCGAGAAAATAGTGTTTACTTGTGCAAGCTCAATGCTTTGGGTCTAGAACATTTTGTAACATTGCCTTATCCCGCTGATGGCGTTGCTGTTTGGGAAACAGCAGTTTATGTAAGTTGCCAAAGGCTGGGCTACATTCTGGTTTTTGACCGCGAAACGCGAAAAGAGATTACCAGATTTTATGCTCCTGGAGTTGGCATAGAGAATTTGGCAGTCAACCAAGAAATGCTATGGATTTGCGATCGCACCGAACAATCAGTTTACGCGATGGACAGAGCAACGGGTGAACTGCAATTCAGCGTTCTGACACCCTTTGAATGTCCTACAGGTATTGCAATCCATAAAAATGACGAAACAGGTAAAGAAAGTATTTACGTTGCCTACGCCTCAGAGGAGCCTTATATTCGGGATAATCCCAATGCTGATCCGAGTCATGAGCTAACGTTCCGCGATCGCACTTTTATTCATCCCCTGTATTATCATTACCAGCCAGATAAGTGCTATGCCCTCTCTAATGGCTATCTCATTGAAATGTCTTATGCTGAGGAAATTGCACCCTTAGACGAGGTTTATTTACCTGACGTGGAATGGCGTATCGCCCTACCATCCGAAACTGAGCGTCAAAAGGTGAAACACGTTGAAGCCATTGGTATACCCTTTACCGAAGAAGTGATAGAGGGGCAACGTGTAGCAGTATTTAAATTTGATTCTCTTACCCCAGGAGAACGGCATATATTTGGCTGGAAAGCACTTTTGGAAGTTCGAGGCATTAAGTATCGCATCACACCCAGAGATGTGGAAGACGTTCCTGAACTGTCTCCAGAATTGCAAACACGCTACCTAGTGGATGATGACGATTTAGCAATGGATACTACCATTGTTCGCCGTGCCGCCAGAGAAGCGATTGGTTCTGAAACCAATGTGCTGCGGAAAATGTACAGCATCCGCAACTACGTTTACGATCAATTATCTTACGGTATTAAACCTTACATTGACACGCCAGATATAGTTTTAGAACGGGGTGTTGGTTCCTGTGGCGAATATGTCGGTGTCTTACTTGCCCTAGCCCGTTTAAATGGCATCCCCTGCCGTACCGTAGGTAGGTACAAATGTCCTCCCCATAGTGACTTACTAGGAGTGCCACTACAACCCGACTTTAATCATGTTTGGCTGGAGTTCTACGTCCCAAATTTTGGTTGGTTGCCAATGGAATCAAATCCTGACGATGTGGGTGAAGGTGGGCCTTATCCGACGCGCTTTTTTATGGGCTTATGCTGGTATCACATTGAAATTGGCAAAGGTATCACCTTTGAAACCGTTACAAGTCAAGGTGCGCGGCTAACCAAAGAAGATGTCCCTATCGGTGATTTGGCCATAAATCATATCCGGTTTACAATTCTTAAAGAATTACCACCTTTTTAAATTTCTTCGATTTATTTACCCAAATTATGCTTTTTAATTAGCTCCTGTTTTTCAGGATTATTGAGCCAGTCTTTTAGAGCCTCAGCGATATGATCGCTGAGGTTTTTATCTGCTTTTTAGGCTATGTTGATTTAGTGGTTTTTCCTATTCATCAACCATGAAGACAACATTTTAGATTCAGACTAAGGGTATGAATGATTGGAAATCTCTGAATGACTTCTCTGACAAACAATATACACAGCAGCAAAACTTCTCGCTGGCTTTTCTGCTGCGGATGATCAATGGTATATCTGACCCCATTTTTCTTAAAAACGACCAACATCAGTGGATACTACTTAACGATGCCTTTTGTAATTTCATCGGGTATAGCCGAGAAGAATTAATTGGTAAGTCTGACTATGATGTTTTTTCCAAAGCGGAAGCTGATGTGTTTTGGGAAAAAGATGAACTAGTTTTTACTACAGAGATAACTCATGAAAACGAGGAATTATTTACAGATTCCGATGGCGCAACACACTGTATCCTGACCAAAAAATATTTGTTTAAGGATGATTTAGGTAATCGTTTCTTAGTTGGGATTATTCGTGATTTAACAGAGCAAAAGCAGGTAGAAGCTGCCTTGCGCCGTAGTAATGCTGTACTTAAACAAGCGGAAGCAGACCTACGACAGCAAACACAAGAACTAGAAACAGCATTATCCAAACTACAAAATACCCAAACTCAGTTAATTCAAAGCGAAAAAATGTCCAGTTTGGGTCAACTAGTTGCAGGTGTGGCACATGAAATCAACAACCCAGTTAGCTTTATTTACGGCAATATTAGCCCAGCGGATGAATACACCAAAAGTTTATTTTCACTGTTAGAACTCTACCAAAAACATTATCCCCAACCAGTCAAGGCAATTCACGAGTTTACAAATCTAATTGAACTAGACTTCTTAAGGTCAGACTTACCCAAATTATTCCAATCGATGATGATGGGAGCAGAGCGGATTCGAGAGATTGTGCTTTCCCTGCGGACTTTTTCACGCGTAGATGAAGCTGAAATGAAACGGGTTGATATCCATGAGGGAATTGATAGTACGATGATGATTATCCAAAGCCGCTTCAAGGCTACTGACCAGCGCCCGAAAATTGAGGTGATCAAAGAATATGGCAACCTCCCCTTGGTTGAATGTTATGCTGGGCAGTTAAACCAAGTATTTATGAATATTTTAGTGAATGCGATCGATGCTTTAGAAGATTCATCGGTTATATCTCGGTGGTCAACAAAGAAACGACTAAAAACGGATAATCCCCGAATTTATATTCGCACCAAATTACTAACACCAAATCAAGTCACAATTGGCATTGCTGACAACGGACTCGGAATACCAGAAGATGCTAAAAAGCAACTATTTGATCCCTTTTTTACGACCAAGCCCGTTGGACAAGGTACGGGTATGGGGCTGGCTATTAGTCACCAAATTATCACAGAAAGACATGGCGGCTCTTTAGAATGCATTTCGCAACCAGGAGTTGGTACTGAGTTTATCATTCGCATTCCCCTCATTCAACAACGTCAAATTTCTAACGCCTAATATTAACTCTTAAACTGGGCAGTGGATACGACTGATGTTGCTTAAAATCGGCAAACTCACAGATTGAGTTAAATGGACAAAAGCGGCAGTGAGAACCAGGATTAGGGGGGAAAATTTTACTGAAATTACTGCTTTGTTCCTGATATTTTTGTAAATCGTGTTGGTGCTTGTGAGCAATGTTCGCTAACTCAAATTTTAATGATTCCAATTCACTATTATTAATGCTAATTAACTCAGACTTTTTACATATTTCTAAATTATAAAATGATGCCACAGCTTCTCGCCCAGGGTAAAGATAGCGAGCTGCTAATAAATAAACTAATGCCTGTCGTTGATCAAAAGCCGACTTACCAGTTTTGAAATCCAAAATATGTAAAGTGCTATCAGACTCAATGAAAACGCAGTCCATAGCCGCATATAAGCGAAAACAATAATCCTCTTGTTCAACTACTATCGGTTTAGGAAAGCCTTCATCGCCTGGAGTTAATTGGATAATATCTTTATCCAAAAGCAACGGAGCATCGTGATATTTTTTCAAAATTTGCAGCACGCGTTGCTGGACTTGATCGCTTGAGTTGGCTAATTTAAGTAGCTGTGCAACTCTTTCTACACCATCTGCTTGCTTCAACAGATGCCTGTGATGATGAAACTCATAAACGCCTTTTTGGGCGAGTATCCCAATCCGCTGGGGTGCGGTGGCTTGCGCTAACAGCGCCTTGACTTGTGGTTCGTGTTGCCGTGCTTTGATAAACCCCCGTCTCATCTGGCAATGCCAGCGTTCTTGCCCGGTTGCTGGGGCAACTAGAGACCAAAGGTGATAACTGGCAAAAGGTCGATCGGGGGTTGACATTGCTCAGAAACAGTGAGAGAAAATACGGTGGGGAGAAGTTTAAGCTAAGGCTTCCTTAGAAAAGAACTTCGGAGGATACTTGCTGCTACACACGCTTTGCGGGAAGCTTTTAATAGTACTGATAATGTACGGGAGCAAGTGGCAAAAATGAGCGCTAGTAGCAATTCCAGCAAGATAAAATTTGGTACCGATGGATGGCGAGGGATTATTGCCGATGACTTTACTTTCCCAAATGTACGGAAAGTAACAAGGGCAATCGCCACTTACTTAGAAACAGCCTACACAAAAGATAGACCAGTACTTATTGCCTACGATACTCGCTTTTTAGCTGACCAGTTTGCCCAAACAGCGGCCCAAGTCCTAGCAGACTTAGGTTGGACTGTGAAAATTACTGACCGGGATTGCCCCACACCAGTAATTGCCTACAACGCCCGTCACCTAAATTCCGCAGGGGCGTTAATGTTTACTGCTAGTCATAATCCAGCACCTTACTGTGGAATTAAATATATACCCGATTATGCTGGGCCTGCCACTCCAGAGATTACTGATACTATTGTGGCAAATATAGAAAGTGCATCTGATGAGTTGCCTGGAAGCAATCCATCAGGTTCAATTTCAATTTTCGATCCGAAACCTGATTACCTGAAATTTATCTACACTCTACTTGATGTAGAAAAGATCAGAAGCGCTAATTTAAAGGTAAAGTACGATGCTTTGTATTCTACCTCTCGCGGATATTTAGATGAAGTTTTGCAACATAGTGGCGTTCAGCTAGAAAGTTTCCACGATTGGCGGGATGTTTTATTTGGGGGTGGAATGCCAGAACCCAAAGGAGAACAATTAGTTGAATTAGTGGAAGCAGTACTTCGAGATCAAGCTGATTTGGGCTTGGCGACGGATGGAGATAGCGATCGCTTTGGTATCGTTGATGAACAAGGAAACGTCCTGACTCCGAATACTGTGCTGCTACTTCTAGCACGTCATTTAATCAAAAACAAAGGTAAAACTGGCGCTATTGTCCGCACTGTGGCGACAACCCACCTGCTGGATAATTTTGCTGCTAAAAATGGGCTGCAAATTTACGAAACAGCAGTTGGTTTTAAATACATCGGCGAAAAAATGCGCGAAACTGATGTGTTAATTGGCGGAGAAGAATCAGGCGGATTGAGTATTATCGGACATATTCCCGAAAAAGACGGGGTTTTAGCCGATATGCTGGTGGCAGAAGCGATCGCTTATGAAGGCAAACCGCTAAGTCAACTTGTCAAAGAAGCGATCGCTGAAGCCGATGGCCCACTTTACAACAACCGCCTAGACTTGCACCTCACAGAAGCCCATAAAACCGCCGTCATCGACTCCTTTACCAAAAATCCACCTACAGAGGTAGCAGGAATTAAAGTCAAGGAGGTGGGGCGTAAAGACGGTATTAAGCTCTATTTAGAAGAAGGTAGCTGGGTTTTATTGCGTCCTTCCGGTACAGAACCACTGGTGCGCGTCTACCTAGAAACCAACACTCCCGAAAAACTCACCCAAATCGCCCAAGAGTTAGAGAGTGCCATTGCTAAACTAGAGGCATAATAATCAAGAATTAGGAGTTAGGAGTTAGGAGTTAAGAGTTGTAAATTAACAATTCTTAACCTCTAACTCCTTTTAAAAGTTATGAGTGATGAGTTCTAAATTAATAACTCCTAACTTCTCAATCGCGTCTCTCCTCACTTCGATCAAAGTATGAAAACTCTCGCTCCTTTTTTGACATCTCTAGTTGTGGCGGTTTGGGTAATAGCGATCGCAATTATTTCAGTCCAAAATGCCACACCCGTATCGTTAAAATTCTTAACATTCCAATCAATTCAGATACCAATGGGTTTAGTGCTAGCTTTTAGTGCCGGTATCGGGTTAATTGGTATGGCACTGCTGCAACCTCTGTGGGGACTTGCTGGTTTTGGGCAGGGTAATTCTCGATTGGAAGACGATGCGGAATTTTTTGTCGATGATGAAGACTTTTGAGAGTTGAATAGCTGTGCAGTATCAAAACATTATTACAATCGAACCAGGAAAACGAGGTGTAAGCCTTGTATTCGAGGAATGCGAATTACTGTATACGATGTTTTATCTTATCTTGCTTCTGGGATGACCTACGAGGAAGTGCTTGATGACTTTCCTTATTTGACACAAGAGGATATTTTGGCTTGCCTAAGCTATGCGGCTGATCGAGAACGGCAAATGCTGACAATGCAAAAGCTTTTGACAAAAATCCAAATTTGGGAGTTTTGACACTGTATTAAATTTAAAAACTATGGAAGCTGAGTATGATTTTAGCCAGGGCAAGCGGGGAGCGATTGAATCAACATCAACAGGCAAAACTCGAATTACAATTTGCCTAGATGATGAAGTACTAGGATGGTTTCGTGACCAAGTTCACGCAGCAGGTGGAGGAAATTACCAAACTTTGATTAACGATGCCTTGCGTGAGTACATTCAGCAGCGCCGTGAACCGTTAGAAGATACATTACGGCGAGTATTGCGAGAAGAACTTGAGCGTATTGGAAAATAAGGATATTTTGGCTTCGGTAAGATCGAGAACGGCTATGAGCGCAACTTATAAAGCAGATTTTAATTTGTGGATTGAGCAGACAGCCCAACTATTGCGATCGCATCACTGGCATGAAATTGATGTAGAACATCTGATTGAAGAGGTTGAAGGCTTGGGCAAAAGTGAAAGGCGGGCTATTGCCAGTCAACTAACTCGCTTACTCTTGCATCTGCTCAAGTGGCAATATCAACCCCAGCGTCGCTCAGATAGTTGGCTCGATTCGATTGCTGATTCTCGCACCCAAATTGAGTTAGCAATAGAAGATAGTCCTAGTCTTAAGAGCTATCCTACAGAGCAACTTGAGGAAAGTTATCAAAGGGCACGTCGCCAAGCAGCCAAGCAAACGGGGATACAAATTTCTGTGTTTCCAGAAGAGTGCCCATATTTTTTAGAGTTAGTGTTGGATGAAGACTGGCTACCGGAAGCAAGCGATATTTAATAACTTTAATTTGTAACTGTGTGGCTAGTGGCGCTAATCTGGATAACGCTTTGACGTGTGGAAAACCCGAAGAATTTCTACTGACTCTTCTTTGACTCGATAAATAACAATATATGGCGTACCAGAAACTACTAGCTCCCTTGTACCTTCTATACGTCCAGTTCGCCCCATAAAAGGATAATTCTCAAGTTGACTGGCAGCAAGTTGAATCTTCAATATCACTTCCTGCGCTGCTTGTGGATTCTCTTTCAGGATGTAGCTATGTGCTTGTTCCAAATTACGAAGCGCACGACGCAGCCACTTAATCTGCATTGGTGAGCCTTGCAAAAGTCGCTTTTACTTCTTCATCACTGGCAAAGTCTCCAGCATCCGCTTCAGCAATTCCCTTTTGAATCTCCTCAATTTGCCACTGATACATTTCTAGATAAGTGGCTACCGCCTCATTAAGTACGTAGCTGCGATCGCGATTCATTCCTGCTGCGATCGCGTCAAGTGCAGCCTTCTGATTGCTATCTATCCGAAACGTAATATTTTCTTTGCTCATCGTCTTGTGAAAGTTGTCTTGCAACATATTATATTGCAATATATCGCAATGCAACATGATTATAGTGGCGATCGCTATTTTCTCAAAGAGTTTGTAGCCTGTAAGCCTTGCAATACATGAAAAAGGCCTACGTTGGCAGGCTTTTTTAGAAGGTTTTGGGAGAGCGATCGCACTCTTATAAAATTAAAACGTCCATTCGTGGTCTGGATCATCTAGGGCGGCGCGAACAGAAGCTAAGTTAGCAAGGTCTTTGAAAGGGCTTGATTTAGCTATTTCTGTGATTGAGTTTAAGGTAAGCGCTAGTTGTTCATTATTGCCGGATGCGATCGCATTATCAACGACAGCAAACAAAGCGCGAAAGTTTTCTGCACGTTCATCAAAAGAGCGATCTAGATACGCCATCAGCAACTCTCGCTGGGCGTTAATCTTGGTGATTGTTTCATTTTCCCAAGCTTCAATCTCTCGTCTGTTGAACTGTTCCTGTTCGGCAATTCTTTTATACTTAATATAGGCTGAAACCATTTGCTGTAGGCATTCAGCAGGATTTATGTTTGCGAGTGCAAAAGCACCTATTTTCTGTACTGACATACTTAATATCCTCCCATAGTACGATACTTTGCTTGGATAGTCGTGCTTGTAGGATTCAGATACCCTTCACTGTCTAAAACAGGAGTTTTCATGATTTCTGCAAGTGCATGCCTTCAGCACCTTTTAGCGCTCCGAAGGCTCCAGTAGCCAAAGTAGCAGCACCCAAAATCAGTGGAATCATGAAATACTCCTGATGTGATTAGTATTTGGTTAGTACTTGTCTACGGGTTGAACATAATAAAAAAGCATCACCTTATACTTATTTTTCTCGGAGATACCAACTAATGAACATTCAGAAGATGTAAATTTGATACTGCGATTAATGCAGTTGTCAATCCTTTTCGTGTTGAGTGCGATCGCACAGGGGCCAAAATCTCAATGCAATGGACAAGCGATGTCTACGACGGGCTACGCCTACGCACTCGGCTTGACGCTAGAATATTAGTCGCAATCTTGTAGAGATGATTGGCGATGAAAATTAAAGCAGTTGATTTTCCCGGTGTCACTGGTATATTGAGTCCATGAAGTTTGAGTGGGATGAGCGTAAAAACCAAAGCAACATCACAAAGCATGGTTTCGACTTTGCTGATGCTTTCCGCATCTTTAATCTACCCATGCTTGTCTACCTAGATGAACGAGAGGACTATGGAGAGGAACGGTATCTCGGCATTGGACTACTTGATGGTCGAATTGTAGTAGTTATTTACACCGAGCCAAGTGAAGAAATGGTTCGGATCATCTCATTAAGAAAGGCACTATCTCATGAACGAAAACGCTATGAACAATACCTCAAGAACCGATTGGGTTAGAGTCGATGCAATGAATGACGAAGACATCGATACCTCAGATATTCCACCCTTGTCAGAAGAATTTTTTGCTAAAGCACAATTGCGAATGCCCAAGTCAGGTCTAACAATAACAGTTAAGGTAGATCCTGAAACTTTTGCTTGGTTCAAAGAGCAGGGAGAGACTGCGGAACAGCAGATGGCTGTAGCATTAAAGATTTATGCAGAAGCACACAAAGCTTATCCAGGGTCTGAGGCGAAGTCAACCTAATACAATACTAAATTGGATGTCTTTAATAATAACTTCAGTGCAGCAAACAAGCGATGTATACGATGGTAACTGAGCTTGTCGAAGTGCGGGCTACGCCTACGCACTCAGCTTGACGCTAGAATATTAGTCGCAATCTTGTGGAGATGATTGGTAATGAAAATTAAAGCAGTTATCTGGCAAGAAGACGGTGTGTGGTGTGCTTCTGTACCTGCCCTACCAGGATGCCACACTTGGGGAGACAGCTATGAACATTTGTTAGAGATGCTGCAAGATGCAGTTCAAGGTTGGTTGGAAGTTGCTAGCGAACGAGAAGAACTTGACCCGGAGAAAGAGTTGGTTGAAATATCGCTATGAAAGCGGTTTCAGGTAAAGCACTTTGTAAAATTTTGGAACGGCAGGGTTGGGAATTGAAACGGATTACTGGCAGTCATCATATCTACATAAAAGAAGGTGTTGATGTAATCCTCTCCGTTCCGGTTCATAGTAATCGAGATTTACCGACTGGAACTTTGAAAAGCATTATGAAAGATGCTGGACTTACCGAAGAAGATTTGGACTAAAAGCGATCGCAATTATCCAAAGTTCACATACATAACAGCACCTAAGTTATACCAATTATGTATGAAGATACACATAATAATACCCCCCTGTAGTCCCCCCTTGGCAAGGGGGGACGGCGATAGCCGGGGGGTGAATTTATATGCAGCTTCACAAAAAAATAGTATTAGCAATTTTGGGTTAGTTGTAGCTTCAAGTAATCAATGAATTCCAGAATTTCTGTATCAGTGAGTTGTAGACGCGATCGCTTGCCATATTTCTGCTGCAAATAATCCCTTCCCTGCTCTGGAGTCCAATTTAACTGGGCTAAATATGTGTCACTTTGAGCTATCAAAACTGCATGAATTTCTGATGCTGTTGTATTAGCACATATTTGGATTTCATCTTGATGTAAATTTTGAATACAATTAATTTTTAAACTTACTTTTTGTCCTAAAGCTTGCCAGTCAATTTCCCTGTGTCCATTCCAACTAACACCTATAGAACGATAAGTGATTGGATTATAAATTGCACAAAATACAATTGTTCTCTCTCCAGGACTGACTGCGATCGTCAATGGATGATGCAATTGTTCAGAAGTCAAGGCATCAAGCGAAAGCAGCAAACTTTTAGAGAAGTAAGATTCACTTCCTGAGCGGATAACATAAGGTTTATCTGCCAGAATATGCAAATCAGTTTTTTCTGCTTCTCCATGTGAAGTTTCCACTTTTTTGTTAATTTCTATCCCTGTAATCACCCCAGTCAAGGCTCT encodes:
- a CDS encoding cation-translocating P-type ATPase codes for the protein MSANSLPEGAAVWHSLEVDKALDLLDSNADSGLTPQEIQQRLQKYGPNELEETAGRSTWEILLDQFKNIMLLMLIGVALISGIIDLIGLQSGSLKPGEVPFKDTIAILAIVILNGILGYVQESRAEKALAALKKMTSPLVRVIRAARLVEIAAKELVPGDVMLLEAGMQIAADGRLIEQSNLQVRESALTGEAQSVNKQATLKLPEETDLGDRLNLVFQGTEVIQGRAKVLVTNTGMTTELGKIAAMLQAVESEPTPLQQRMTQLGNVLVTGSLILVAIVVVGGVIQARGFSNIQELLEISLSMAVAVVPEGLPAVITVTLALGTQRMVRQNALIRKLPAVETLGSVTTICSDKTGTLTQNKMVVQSVFTNNKTFRVTGEGYAPTGDFQLDGQTISLEESPEISALSVACAVCNDSVLQKEQGEWAILGDPTEGALVTLAGKAGIEKDQWNNKLPRVVEFPFSSERKRMSVISQVEGVATGDASSRGVDPAIASLTQSEPYLMFTKGSPELILARSAQIHLGNDTGPLTEEQRQNILAQNDLMASKGLRVLGFAYKPLTDIPAEGSDETSEQDLVWLGLVGMLDAPRPEVRAAVQECREAGIRPVMITGDHQLTARAIATDLGIAQEGDRVLTGQELQRMTDQELEQNVDLVSIYARVSPEHKLRIVQALQRRGRFVAMTGDGVNDAPALKQADIGIAMGITGTDVSKEASDMVLLDDNFATIVTATKEGRVVYTNIRRFIKYILGSNIGEVLTIAAAPLIGLGGVPLTPLQILWMNLVTDGLPALALAVEPPEPDVMQRPPFSPRESIFARGLGSYMIRIGIIFAIISIALMWWAYQHTHAPEYQGNPDTWKTMVFTTLCIAQMGHAIAIRSNNRLTIEMNPFSNIFVLAAVVVTTILQLMLVYVPPLRDFFGTHYLTLEELGVCIGFSALMFVWIEGEKIFLRIMGKKAV
- a CDS encoding transglutaminase-like domain-containing protein; translation: MLNISFALPTTASQMFGQKTIRPLTAATLCGITFIKDRLLAIDSIKGHLLEIDPTSDNSKILNPHQVKEFTDVTGLAAWEDTLWVSRENSVYLCKLNALGLEHFVTLPYPADGVAVWETAVYVSCQRLGYILVFDRETRKEITRFYAPGVGIENLAVNQEMLWICDRTEQSVYAMDRATGELQFSVLTPFECPTGIAIHKNDETGKESIYVAYASEEPYIRDNPNADPSHELTFRDRTFIHPLYYHYQPDKCYALSNGYLIEMSYAEEIAPLDEVYLPDVEWRIALPSETERQKVKHVEAIGIPFTEEVIEGQRVAVFKFDSLTPGERHIFGWKALLEVRGIKYRITPRDVEDVPELSPELQTRYLVDDDDLAMDTTIVRRAAREAIGSETNVLRKMYSIRNYVYDQLSYGIKPYIDTPDIVLERGVGSCGEYVGVLLALARLNGIPCRTVGRYKCPPHSDLLGVPLQPDFNHVWLEFYVPNFGWLPMESNPDDVGEGGPYPTRFFMGLCWYHIEIGKGITFETVTSQGARLTKEDVPIGDLAINHIRFTILKELPPF
- a CDS encoding PAS domain-containing sensor histidine kinase, encoding MNDWKSLNDFSDKQYTQQQNFSLAFLLRMINGISDPIFLKNDQHQWILLNDAFCNFIGYSREELIGKSDYDVFSKAEADVFWEKDELVFTTEITHENEELFTDSDGATHCILTKKYLFKDDLGNRFLVGIIRDLTEQKQVEAALRRSNAVLKQAEADLRQQTQELETALSKLQNTQTQLIQSEKMSSLGQLVAGVAHEINNPVSFIYGNISPADEYTKSLFSLLELYQKHYPQPVKAIHEFTNLIELDFLRSDLPKLFQSMMMGAERIREIVLSLRTFSRVDEAEMKRVDIHEGIDSTMMIIQSRFKATDQRPKIEVIKEYGNLPLVECYAGQLNQVFMNILVNAIDALEDSSVISRWSTKKRLKTDNPRIYIRTKLLTPNQVTIGIADNGLGIPEDAKKQLFDPFFTTKPVGQGTGMGLAISHQIITERHGGSLECISQPGVGTEFIIRIPLIQQRQISNA
- a CDS encoding PD-(D/E)XK nuclease family protein, with the protein product MSTPDRPFASYHLWSLVAPATGQERWHCQMRRGFIKARQHEPQVKALLAQATAPQRIGILAQKGVYEFHHHRHLLKQADGVERVAQLLKLANSSDQVQQRVLQILKKYHDAPLLLDKDIIQLTPGDEGFPKPIVVEQEDYCFRLYAAMDCVFIESDSTLHILDFKTGKSAFDQRQALVYLLAARYLYPGREAVASFYNLEICKKSELISINNSELESLKFELANIAHKHQHDLQKYQEQSSNFSKIFPPNPGSHCRFCPFNSICEFADFKQHQSYPLPSLRVNIRR
- a CDS encoding phosphoglucomutase/phosphomannomutase family protein, producing MSASSNSSKIKFGTDGWRGIIADDFTFPNVRKVTRAIATYLETAYTKDRPVLIAYDTRFLADQFAQTAAQVLADLGWTVKITDRDCPTPVIAYNARHLNSAGALMFTASHNPAPYCGIKYIPDYAGPATPEITDTIVANIESASDELPGSNPSGSISIFDPKPDYLKFIYTLLDVEKIRSANLKVKYDALYSTSRGYLDEVLQHSGVQLESFHDWRDVLFGGGMPEPKGEQLVELVEAVLRDQADLGLATDGDSDRFGIVDEQGNVLTPNTVLLLLARHLIKNKGKTGAIVRTVATTHLLDNFAAKNGLQIYETAVGFKYIGEKMRETDVLIGGEESGGLSIIGHIPEKDGVLADMLVAEAIAYEGKPLSQLVKEAIAEADGPLYNNRLDLHLTEAHKTAVIDSFTKNPPTEVAGIKVKEVGRKDGIKLYLEEGSWVLLRPSGTEPLVRVYLETNTPEKLTQIAQELESAIAKLEA